TCAAATCCACCCATCCCCACATCCATTCTTGGGAACCTCGTAAAACCGATTTTTAAGGAAACCTCCTTCAAATTCAATGGCGAAACTATTTACAGACCCACGGTATAGAAATGGGCAGTAAAATATGGCAGTAGCTTTCTCAGTCATCTTTATGGCTCACATCGAGAAAGAACTACTTTTATCCAGCCCTCATAAACCTATTATCTGAAAAAGATTCATTGATGAGTTTTTTCAGTGTGGACCATAAGCAAACAGGAAATTAACAGCTTTGTTGATTTTGCTATCCAATTCCACCCCACGATCAAATTCACTTGCGAAATGTCGAAGTCTTTAAAGGACCTCGCTTCACCTTAAACAAAACACTTGATGTCCAAACTTATTTTAAAGCAATAGAAATGTTCCAGTACACGGATTTCTCTTCATGCCACCCTCTCAGCGTTAAAAAAGGGTTTCATTAAAGGAGAGTCTTTACGCCTTTTGCGAACGAACTCGATTGAAAAACCTTCATTCTTctgtgagaaacgtttaccttggTTTTAGTACTGTTGATTTCATATTATTGTTTCCTTccattttgttttagattttcagattccttttttttttaagactaGCAAATAATTAAGAAATGAAACATTGCTgttactttttttgtttcttccagTTGGTATTTCAGATGGATGACGTTTTGAATAATTAGAATATATACCAAGGTCTTCGTATATCATTATAGAGATCCTTTGTAGACATTTAATACACTACTGAATCTGTGTCAGTCATTAATAAATTTGCTTTGCTACCATATTTTCCTTTATATACATGGTGACATTTATACGTTAATACTTTTCTACAACCTAATTTAGCTCAAATAGAGTTTTGCAATGTTGCCAAGTATGCCTTTAAAAGTAGTATTTAGATAAATTAGTACTACCTTAACAAACGTACTTTGCAAACTTTCCTTATGCATTGCTTTCCATGGATTTATTTCTAGATGGCTTTATAACAATGAAATAggtgaactcccagaaaaggtgttctcagggctcacaagtctgcaACGGCTGTAAGTATAGTGCCCCAACTAATCGTTCAAATATATATCGCTATGCCCCTGGTCGCTCCAGTTATACTAAGTGACTCACACACCCGTTTGAATGGGATCTGGGAAGTAGTTGGTGCTATGTTACTTTAATCTTTGAAGAAGGTTTGTTGTACTTTTATTTCTATATCTCcctatcacaataaaataactcaactcccagaaacgatgttctcaggactcacaagtctacaacTGCTATTCCACATAAACTGTCACACAATTATATACCATAGCTTAGTCACTTTCAGAGATTCGTGTGAGTTAGTTAATAAGTGACTCACATCTGTTTCAATGAAATCTCGGCAGTAATTGATAACCCTTTGAAGAAGGAATTCGAAATATGTAGGTttgagtaatgattttatatttcCCAAACAGCACGTCTCCGAATTGGAGACACCAATTGGAGACACCTCTCAGATTATCAAAAATGTCTATTGATTCCGAATAATACGCAGGAACAATTCACAAtttgagttgtttttttttttttttttttcattttctttttggttttgttttttttttaatgaaactttcaaagaaatttcctaCATCAATGCTGGAGGAATTATTTCAATAAACTGTATTTGGTTATGGAAAAAACCTTCATTCTTCTGTGATAAACGTTTACCATATTTTGAGTACTCtcgatttcatattattatcattatcataatcatcgttattattattattattattattattattattattattattattattattcagtaaatgaaatggtgacaatagaacccactggaaactcggaaaaatccgagccccagatgggattcgaacccacgaccctccgtgatctagtcggatgctctaaccactgagctgcTGGAGACTCAATGGTGAGCAAGGTCGAAATGTGggttttgactcgagctgcatcacgcagctacaaagtcaaataacggcagcatagctcataactgcatcacgcagtcacattaaagcatatctacgatgcggccaaccaaccacccaagtgagcaaatgtgagaatgaaatacacagtaaatgaaatggtgacaatagaacccactggaaactcggaaaaatccgagccccagatgggattcgaacccacgaccctccgtgatctagtcggatgctctaaccactgagctactggagactcaatggtgagcaaggtcgaaatgtgggttttgactcgagctgcatcacgcagctacaaagtcaaataacggcagcatagctcataactgcatcacgcagtcacattaaagcatatctacgatgcggccaaccaaccacccaagctATGCTGCCGTTATTTGACtttgtagctgcgtgatgcagctcgagtcaaaacccacatttcgaccttgctcaccattgagtctccagtagctcagtggttagagcatccgactagatcacggagggtcgtgggttcgaatcccatctggggctcggatttttccgagtttccagtgggttctattgtcaccatttcatttactgtgtatttcattctcacatttgctcattattattattattattattattattattattattattatcattattattatcattattattatcattatgatcTTTGTTatgattatttattattattatttttattattattattattgttattagtatgggtaatcagaTGGTGACGcatgaaattagggaataatttcacgcgcgttttgtccaaattcaaataatttcccgagcctttaggcgaaGGAAATTACTTGactttggacaaaacgcaagtgaaatcaTTCCCTAATTTTAcgggtataccatttgattagctattaataacatggtgacaaattactccttaattttcaaacctggacgccattttagcactatatgaaaagttgccatggcaacaatgtaatttcacatgtgaatttataaactaaaactgaaatttcgagccaaaattaaggagcaatttgtcacccatgttattattattattattatcattattattattatcattattattattattattattattattgttattatcataatcataatcatcattatcatcattattctTATCACTTTTTTTGCCTTTGGTTGTCTTTAAAACTAGCAAACTGTCCTGCGTTTCTCTTTGATTTGACGTTCCACCTACCCTACCTTTACTTAGCTTTGCAGAAGGTTCCTTATACATTACTTTCCATGCTTTCATGTTATTGACCAActaaagcgtgaggtcaagatggctggatattggccattcttttttttctgcgtgtttatggtcgaggtccataaacacgcagaaCTCAGAACGAGGCCAatgtccagccatcttgaccaaacaagcttggtcagtAAAGGATTATTATATGGggtaaaacaccaaaaatgatATTTGATTTTTTGGGACCAAACGAGAAATTCCAAGCGGGCAAATAAGcgccatcttgcccgctcgggtagccaatctcAAGGGATtgggttcatcttgcccgctcacggatctagtcatataataaatcttcataacaataaaacaactcaactcccagaaaaaatGTTCTCATGACTTTCATGTCTTCACGATCTGTAATTTTATTGCTCCAAataaactgtcaaaaatataTGAAGATATGCACCTGGTCACTGCATAGAGATTTGTGTGAGTTACTTAATAAGTCACTCATGGCTGTCTGAATTAAATACCAACACCAACTGATAATTCTTTCAACTCCTCAATGAATTTGTATTTGGACCTTGGCCTTTAATTAAATACcattccacaattttttttttgttttgtttttggtacAACGTAACCTAGACCTCTAATTTGACCTTGCGTGGCGTCCCCATTTTTGTGATGAAGAAGcacatttaattaataataacaacaataagaaACACGTTGATCGTTACTGGTACAAACAGTCGtcacttttcaagtattggaaatggcaagatatcgaaggaattcttAATTAGCCGGAACTTTCgagtaataattttatttatgtggatatttctccccggtcttgataaataatgaaagctgTGCATTTTGTGATCTCACCAGTTTGCTAAGACATCGAAAtccggaaaaaaataaaactataaAAACGTTGGCATTATTCGGCCACCATGTGGCTTTTTATTAAATCACCAACGAAATCTatgaaagtaaagtaaaggtaaagtaacgtAGGTGTTTAGTAAAATCAAATTGCAGCAATTGTTTATAtactaaaatttataaaaaattacaataataataaaagtgtAATATAGATGCTAATTATTCTAAAAGAGATCTAGTAAATAATAAGcattatagagcggttttcaattgagtgtcgaaagtaattagcaaattactttggttttgcattacttcactcagtgactggTTTAAAGTTTTGGcaacactttttcaaccaatcagaagtgaaaccaaaaccaatcgtggctctcgcgtgcacattttcccgcgctttgagtcggctacgtgtgattactttgagttttgattggtttactgaattgtctccgtcctttttaattggccaaagtaattactttagttttggttttacgacactcatttgaaaaccgctctaataaaaCCTTAATTACATTTTACAACTATGATATATAATATAACGGCAGAAGTAAGCTGTCCAGCCTATGGTCTTTATCGGATGCAATGCTATGGAAAAGGTTTTCACATAATTTATCAATGTGATACACCATTGGTATAACCCCAAGAATCTCGCATGCGTTATTGTAGGTCGTGCCGGGCATATTGATTGAGATCGCCTTTTTCTCAATTCGAACGAGCTCGTTGATGAGATACCGCGGCAAGTCGTTATAACAGACCTGAATATAATCAATTACGCACCTTACGCACGTATTCTAGAAAAGAATTAGATCTGTTGGCGGTAATTTCGCGAGTTCGAGCTGTACTAGGAAATATAATCGTTTACTAGCTTTCTTAACTACTTCTTCAATGTTAGTTTGGCACTTACAGCAAGTCCCAATAACTTGACGGTACTTACGTCTTCTACTTCTTTTGTATCGATAACAACCGCATCCAGTTCAACTGGGCTCCGGGCAAACGAAACTCGGAGCTCCTTACATTTATCAGGGTTGAGTTGCACTCTGTTCACATGGGACCACTCAATAACCTGATTAACTATACTCTGTGCCTCATTGGTAATCCCTTTCGGAACGACTTCGGATACTGTAGtgtcatcaacaaatttccGTAAATGTGGAGTGTTTACATCCAAATAATTTATCATCAATACAAAAAGCCATGGCCCAATTTGGTAACCCTGCGGTATCCCAGAAGGGACTGGGCCCCACTTGCAATAACAACCTTTTGCTAGTttgattctttgaaatcgattaGACAGAAAATCAATGATCTAGTTAACTTTACTACGTGTTACGGCTGTGGCCCAAGTTCGATTCCCGAACCcgacgccataagtgggttgagtttctgttggttttcttctgtgcctcgagggtttttctccgtgtTCTTCGGTTTTTCCCCttcagcaaaaacaaaaatacggcTGATttcagctggctgtaagctgtgctccaaggtcacacatggaccgtatagcggctgaCAGAGGGTTCaatgtatgctttcggttcgaccttgttgagctgcgtcgttgctgtactttgctaCGACGATTAGCcgcgattattattattattattattattatcattattattattattattattattattattattatattatcacTGTCGTAACATTACAAGCGTGAATATTGGATGAAAGCCACAACTAGAAGACGAAGTTAAGGCTTCAAAATGTCTGACTACAAAAGGCTAAAGACCGAACGACTTGGAAACGGGAATCCTGGAAACGATATCATCTTTAACATATCCGTCCTTGGCAGTGGTACTCTTCCATCGACCATGTCCCTGAAAAACTCTCTCGCTAACCCCTCTCTCAAGTTTGGCAATAAGTACAAAACTTTCAGGAGGACAAACACATACCAAGAGCAAGCCAGTTTAAGCTCAAAGAGCGTCTACTTTGTGAGAAATACCAGTGATACACAGATGTTAGGTTCAATTTGCCCAATCTCAAGTGTGAACCTTGTTGCTGTTTCTTAGTGcttgactttatttattttctaaattagAAAACCTTCAAAACCACAACTAAAAGGAATGCAATTTGTACTGTGTATATGAGCACGTGCATGGAATTAACTTTTTTCTTAGGACATATGTTAAAGCAAATTTTCTAATATCTTAGGCAATATTTTTAAGACGGTTTTATTGTATGCAAGCGTTCTAAATGCACGGTGCTAAGAACGGGCGGCTTGATAAGAAATAGCAGCATGACGAATTCTGCCTCCGACTCGCAAAGTTCCCTCCACGAGAACTGGGGAAAGAGTGCAAAGTCTGCTTTGACGCTTTACTGGGTGACCTGCAGACAATGAATCCAAGTCGTCAGGGAAGGTTTGACGCTGAACTAGCTGCACCACCTTGCTGGTGGATAATCGTATCTCAGGCAGAGTTATACCCCCTTTCAGTAGTTGACGAAAGGAACTAACCAAGCAACAATGGTTAACAGGCGTGGCCAGGATGAAAAACGTCTTAGTAACTGGTCTAATGATGATCCTTAGGTGATGGACATAACAGATTTTTCTGGTTGAACGAGCCGATGCTGAGGGATGGCCATTCTTCTTCCGGGTAAAGGAGAAAACTTGGTCCGCATAATCAACGGCATTTTAGATTCAGCTTGTGCAGTTTCATTCCCCTCGATCCGTCGTCAGCGGGATTAAGGGATGTTGGAACATATCGCCATTGCTGTGGCGTAGAGACTTCACGAATCTCGTTTACTCGATTCGCTACAAATGGCTTAAAAGGTCTTCTTTCGTTGGCTATATATGTGGTTAAGGAGTCGGACCAGAACGTTACACCAACCAAGGGAAGGTCTAGCTCTTCGCGTATCAGCAGATGTAAGCGTTTAGCGATTACGGCCGCTTGCAGCTCCAAGTGGGGAACAGACCATTGCTTCAAAGGGGAATTTCGGGTCTTTCCCATGAAAAAGGCGCAGTGAATGTTTCCAGCATCGTCAAGGAGCCGTAAATAACCGACTGCCGCGTATCCATGGGTGGACGCATCCGAAAAGTAATGCAGTTGGATGTTTGAGATGGATCTTTCAGAGAAAGACTTGAAACATCGCGGAATCTTCAAGTTGGCAACATATGACATGGACTTCAGCCAATTGTTCCATTGAGCTAAGAGAGGTCCTTGTATCGGATGATCCCATGAAGCATCAATTCTCCATAGCTGCTGAAGAATAACTTTGACCGGAAGAAGAAATGGACCCAGAAAACCAAGAGGGTCAAACAATGAACTGACAGTGGACAGAATGCCACGTTTGATTGGAGGTTTGTTAGTAGAAGTAACCTTGAATTGAAGGTTATCAGATAGCGCATCCCAGTGGAAGCCCAGAGTCCGTCCGATGGAGAGTTCGTCAAGGTCGAGGTTGATGGACGGATTTGGTAACTCCTCTTGAGGGAAGGCTCTGAGAACCCTGTCGCTGTTGCTTGTAAACTTCGTAAGATGGAATCCACCTTCTTTCAAGACACTTACTAGCTGGTTTGCTAACGTAATCGCTGACTCCGTAGTTGCCACAGTCTTCAACAGATCGTCAACACAGAAATTCCTCTGGACTGTCTTGACATCTTCGGGACTTAGACGAGTTTTGTTATCTTCTGCCGTCTGTTTCAATGCCTTATTTGCGCAACAAGGTGACGAAGTTGCTCCAAAAATATGGACGAGCATCTGATAGTCGACCGGTGGCTGGTCCAGGGAATCATTCTACCACAGGAACCTCAAGGCATCTGCCTCTTTGGTTAGAACTTTAACTTGATGAAACATCGCCTCTATGTCGGCATTGAACGCAATCTTCTCCTGTCGGAAGCGAATGAGTACTCCTACCAGATTGTTCGTCAGGTCTGGACCGTGGCACAGTCGATCGTTCAGTGATGTTCCATTGAACTTGGCGGCAGCATCAAATACCACCCGGATCTTATTGGGTTTGTTTATATTGAACACTGGATGGTGAGGCAGGTACCATGTAATCTTGGACTTGGAGGAGGCTTCTTCTTTGCTTAGTTGTCTTGCGTATCCTTTCGCAACATAGTCATTTACGACGGATCGATACCTCGTTTCAAGCTCAGGACTTTGACGAAATCTTCCTTTTAAGGCCTTGAGACGGGTCTCCGCTAAAGATCTGTTAAACGGAAGATGAAGGTCCTCATGCTTCCAAAGAAGTCCCATCTGGTAATGACCATCGGCAAACGGGATGATGTTGTTGATTATCTTCAGCGCCTTGTGATCTTCCACTGACATTGTGCGATATGTTTCTTTCAGAGTTCAACAAGGCTCAACTCGCCAAAATTCTTCCAGTTGACGGCTGAGGGACGTATCTTCAGCTGATACGAAATTCAGATTGAATAGGTGTTTATTGGCGGCACCAAGGGAACCACTAAGGACGCTCCATCCAAGACAAGATCGTATTGCGAAGGGATCGTTAGGTTTACCTCTTCGGACTTCTAGAGGAATGAAGGCTTCTTGGATACCATTTCCGATAAGAATAGACACCTTCCTCCTCTCGACGTCATGGAATGGTACGTGTTGAAGGTGGGTCCAACGAGTCGTTTCCATGCCAGCAGACATATGCTTTAGAGGGATTGTGAGGTCTCGAAGAGCCCATGCATTTCGCACTGTGACGTAATCGGATCGCTGGCCGTCAGCTGATGAAATCATGAAGTCAACTCTCAAACCCGTTTCTTGTTTCTCTCGCTGGTTGACTGTAGAGATGGAGAATTAACCCTCCTCACCTTCAATGCCAGGCTGTTGGACTAGTGATGGATCTATCAAGGTTACATCTGACGCAGAATCGATGAGTGCATATGTTGTCGTTTGTCTTCCATTCTTACCGATGACCTTCAGGGGAATAATCTGTAGGAATATTTCAGGAGGCTCGGCCACAGACGTGTTGACAGACGCTGTTGGTACAGATGGGTCGCTTAGTGAGCTAGTGGGGGTAGCAGGAGTAGATGTACTCTCAGTAAGATGGGATTGATGATCAGGACGACTAAGGCTTGATCGGTGGAGGAGTGAGTGGTGAGGCTTTCCACATCCTGGTACCTTACAACGATTGGTAGAAGTACATGACTTTGCCAGGTGGTCTCTTGAATTAACGCAGTTGAAGCAGATGTTTTTCTTGAAAACGAATTCCCTTCTTTGTTCAACCGACTTCGGCTTGAAAGCATCACAACGGTAGAGCGGGTGACTTTGGGAACACTGCATGCATTTCATAGTCCGCATGGCCTTGCTGGTGTCGGGTTTGACGTCTGCCCCGGAAACGTTTGTGGTGAGCGTGGTCAGGTGATGTACATGCAGTTTGCTTCTATCCTCAGGTCTCCGTGGAAATCTCGTCTCGTATGAGTTTTCCGTGAAAAATGGATGATTGGCAACCTCGGCTCGGTCATTGAAGAACTTGACAACATCTAAGAAGGTGGGCATGATTATTCCTTGTTTCTGCAACTTCGCAAGATGCTCACGAAACCTGTCTTGCAGCCATCTGGGTAGCCTTAGGATTACTTTCTCGAGGTTGCTGGCATTCATTTCGGTAAgacagttcattaatgcaaggGTGTCATACATGACAAGGGCCGTGTCGGCAAAGCGTTCCTTATCTTGAGGGGCGATGACGGGACCCTTTGTCAAGGCATCAATACGGGCTTTCATGATCTTAAAGGGCTGGCCGAAACGGTTCTGCAGAACACTTAGTGCCTTGTTCAGCCCACCAGGAACGGCTTCATATCTTTGTACAGCATGGAGGGCGGGGCCTTCAAGAAACTGGAGCAAGCGGGCCATCTTAGTCTGTTCATCCAACGCCTTAGTCTCAACCAGCTGGTAGAATCTTTGTCTAAATAAGGGATACACTTCAGGTGAACCATCAAACTTCAATACTTGGAGGGGAGGCAGACCGTGTCCAGCAGTTATCCTTTCCATGGCAGAGGCAATGGAAGCAAGATAACCTTCACTCATCACTGGAGCACTCTCGCGAACAAACGGTGCTGATGCATAGGAATCGTAATTGCCAAAGGTAGGTGCTTGACAACTTGAGTCAATAGGACCGGAGGCTTGAGTATTGTGTTGGAAAACTGGTACTGAGGAGGACCGCCTGGTTACAAACTCGGAAGTGGTGGGGCGCCTGAGGTGAAGCCAATTGGGGACAGCATGAAGCCGCTCAGGAGCGTTCGATGCTGGCAGAGTGGAAACGTGTGGGGAAGCCACAGGAACGGAATTAATATTAGAAATCAGGGGTGGGGAAACAGAATCTTCACTGACAAATGCAGGGAACGTACGTGGGTGCGAAGAGAAAACTGGAAGAGTGAATAGGTTCGTGGGTCCTGGATATGTGGATTCGCGCGTGGAAGAGGTAGGACGAAAGGAGACGCCAGACGAGATGGGATAACATGCAGGGGCTCGCGTGGGTGCCGCACGGAACGTGCGAGATTCCGTCGACGTGCAAGAAGGCATGCGCACTGGCATGGTCACAATAAGTTGAGCGTATGGCTGTTCAAACGTAGGTGGGCATGAGACGGCTCGCGTGGGGTCACGCGCGATTGGTGCTGGCCGGGTTGGCATGGTGGATGCTAGGTTTGCTTTTCGCTTGTCGCCGTGGAGGATTTCTTTATCGTCGTCATGTTCAGACAATAAACAGGAATATTCACGCTCTGCCAATTTGCATTCCAATTGAGCCATTTCTGTCTTTTCTCTAGCTTCGTCCAGTTGCCTCTCAGCCTCAAGTTTTGCCAGCTCAAGTTGGTGCTGAAACTCAAACAGCTTTTTGCCGCATTTCCAACTCTAACAATTTGACTCTCAAATCTATCGACCTCACCCGTTTCTGTTCCGTTTGTTTCTCTATAAGAAGTGCTTTCTCTACCGCAATTCTAGCTCGCTGTAACCTTGAAAGTGCTGTGCTTATTCTTGAGACCTTACTACTTTGCGATATGACAGACCTTGCCGGGGAAGGAGGAAATGAAATCTTCGTATCAGTCACCGTCTCAGGGGCTTTGGTATTGAAAAACGAGGCGACATCGATGGCGTATCTTTCAATCTTTTCATCATAAATCCGTTTTCGAACTTCTTGTGCCTCACAATAACTTAGAACCTCCTGTAACTCGATGCTGTCTTGGGGAAGTAGTCCCTGAGTCAGTTCCACATTGTCTCGGAAACTTGAAAAGGTATCATTCAAGGCTGTTTGGAGGCTTCGAACCTGTACCAATTGTCAGTAGTAATTGTCAGTAGTAATCTTGTAGTAATTCATCGGTCTTTGAACACAGTTTCGACATAGTAGCAACGTAGCCGCAGCGGGACCGTCTTAAAGAATAAAGCTTCTCAGCTAAAATTGCTTCTTGGTTTTGGAGCGAGTTTGGCATCCTTAGCCTGGAACTTAAACACGGCGAACTTGGAATTTCTTGGTCAAGGACGTTATCCATCTCTCAATTGATATTTACAATGAAATGGTCAGGGACCATTCGACTTAGCACTCCAGCAATTATATTGACTCCAACGTGTCATGTTGTCGCTGGTAAATATCTAAGAACAAGCTTAAATTACGAAACGTTTACAAACATGGAATCACAGGATAACTAAaccaaaagaagcattaaaAACCGTAAAACTAGGACGAAACTCTTACCAATTGCTGGATCAGCAAGGACGGCGGGGAACCAACTGAAATTTTTGTTGAACTTAACTTATAAAGAGACTTAAGTCTAAATTTACATACGGCAAAACTTAAGTGTTAATTAAAGGTGATAACAACAGATCCTACGAAAAGGAACATAAAGGACGCTGAAGCGGACTAATAAACGAGTGTAAATTACAAGGGAATACAAATACTAAAGGGCTAACGAACTATACGAGAAAAAGTACGCGTTGTCTAAAGAGACATTACAGggtaaaacaccaaaaatgatATTTAGTTTTTTGGGACCAAACGAGAAATTCCAAGCGGGCAAattagctccatcttgcccgctcgggtagccaatctcAAGGGATtgggttcatcttgcccgctcacggatcAAGTATAATAAatcttcataacaataaaacaACTCAACTCCCAAAAAAGATGTTCTCATGACTTTCATGTCTTCACTATCTGTAATAGGCCTTACCCCTTATGACGTAACTCATCaaaattcttttgttcagtGACTGCTATAAATACCAGAATGCAATGTTTCAGTAgtcactcaacaaaagaattttgaTGCGTTACGTCATAAGGGGTACGGTCTATTGTATTGCTCCAAATAAACTGTCAAAAATAGATAAAGATACGCACCTGGGAACCGCATAGAGATTTGTGTGAGTTACTTAATAAGTCACTCATGGCTGTCTAAATTAAATACCAACACCAATTGATAATTCTTTCAACTCCTCAATGAATTTGTATTTGGACCTTTAATTAAACACcattccacaatttttttttgttttgtttttggtacAACGTAACCTAGACCTCTAATTTGACCTTGCGGGGCGTCTCCATTTTTGTGATGAAGAAGcacatttaattaataataacaacaataagaaACAAGTTGATCGTTACTGACACAAACAGTCGtcacttttcaagtattggaaatggcaagatatcgaaggaattcttAATTAGCCAGAACTttcgagtaatgattttatttatgtCTATGTTTCTCCccggtcttgataaataatgaaagctATGCATTTTGTGATCTCACCAGTTTGCTAAGACATCGAAAtccggaaaaaaagacaactccaAAAACGTTGGCATTATTCGGCCACCAATGTGGCTTTTTATTAAATCACCAACGAAATCTATGAAAGTAAAGGTAAATGTAAAGTAACGTAGGTGTTTAGTAAAATCAAATTGCAGCCCATACGTTGAATTACGCAATTGTTTATAtactaaaatttataaaaaattacaataataataaaagtata
The genomic region above belongs to Montipora capricornis isolate CH-2021 chromosome 5, ASM3666992v2, whole genome shotgun sequence and contains:
- the LOC138048732 gene encoding uncharacterized protein — protein: MLVHIFGATSSPCCANKALKQTAEDNKTRLSPEDVKTVQRNFCVDDLLKTVATTESAITLANQLVSVLKEGGFHLTKFTSNSDRVLRAFPQEELPNPSINLDLDELSIGRTLGFHWDALSDNLQFKVTSTNKPPIKRGILSTVSSLFDPLGFLGPFLLPVKVILQQLWRIDASWDHPIQGPLLAQWNNWLKSMSYVANLKIPRCFKSFSERSISNIQLHYFSDASTHGYAAVGYLRLLDDAGNIHCAFFMGKTRNSPLKQWSVPHLELQAAVIAKRLHLLIREELDLPLVGVTFWSDSLTTYIANERRPFKPFVANRVNEIREVSTPQQWRYVPTSLNPADDGSRGMKLHKLNLKCR